The genome window GACGGCATGAATGGCCGCGACGCCATCCGCTTATGGAGCGAGTACCGCCGCGGCTATGAGGAGTCTCTCAAAGTCCTTGTCGATTACAACCGTGAAGACGTCGTAAACCTGGAGCGGCTCGCATCGGTCGCCTACGAAGGACTCAAGCAACACGCCCTCACCGGACAAGCTGCCGCGCCACGGTCTTGAACCCGGTAACGCACCGTTCCAGCGATTTGTCGGTAATGTGGTGATGCAGGACAAGCCGGATGCGACGCTCCGCAGGGAGCATCGTCCAAACGCCCAGTTCGCGTAGCCGGTTCATCCATTCCACGGCGGGCCCAGGGGTTTCGACCATCACCATGTTGCTCTCGATGCGATCCGTCCAAACGCGAATGCCCGAGACGCCCTGAAGCGCCGCGCCCAGCCGTTTCGAGCGGTCGTGATCTTCCGCGAGACGGTCCACCATGGTACGGACCGCCACCTGACCTGCGGCTGCCAAAATGCCTGCCTGACGCATTCCACCGCCGAACCGCTTCCGCCAGTTCCGCGCCTCGGCGATGAACTCGCCGCCACCACACAACACCGACCCCACCGGTGCCCCGAGTCCCTTGCTGAGGCATAGGGTCACGGAGTCCACCGTCGAGGTCAGTTCCGCCAGCGTAACTCCTAGCGCGACGTGAGCATTCCAAGCGCGCGCACCATCCAAGTGAACCTTCATGCCCGATTCGTGGGCCAATCCGCTCAAAGCCGCCATCTGCCCCAATGAAGTCAGGGTCCCGCCCGCGCGATTGTGCGTGTTCTCGATGCACAGCAGCGTCGATCCCGGTGTGACGAAGCTCTTCTTGGTGATCCGCTTTCGGACCTCGTCGAGGTCCAGGACTCCGCGTTCCGAGGCGATCCCACGGCTCATGACTCCCGCGAACAGCGCAGGCGCGCCGCCTTCGTAGAAGAACACGTGCGAGTCTTCCTCGGCAATCACCGCATCGCCCGGAGTCGTCCAAGTCGCGATCGCCATTTGGTTCCCCATGGTCCCGCTCGGCACGAAGACTCCGGCCTCCATCCCCGCCATCGCTGCAACCTCGTTCTCCAGCTCGATCACCGTGGGGTCATCGCCAAGGACGTCATCGCCCACTTGCGCCGACGCCATCGCGTCCAACATCTCGGGCGTCGGACGTGTTACGGTATCACTTCGAAAGTCGTCGATCGGGTTCATAGGTCCTAGGATTTGCATTGCGCTCTTTATGTCAAGAAAATGTCGCCATGAGAGTAAAGAACTCTATGCGCATTCCGAGAACATAGAAGAGCGTGCAGGTGGGCGCA of Chthonomonas sp. contains these proteins:
- a CDS encoding aminotransferase class I/II-fold pyridoxal phosphate-dependent enzyme — its product is MNPIDDFRSDTVTRPTPEMLDAMASAQVGDDVLGDDPTVIELENEVAAMAGMEAGVFVPSGTMGNQMAIATWTTPGDAVIAEEDSHVFFYEGGAPALFAGVMSRGIASERGVLDLDEVRKRITKKSFVTPGSTLLCIENTHNRAGGTLTSLGQMAALSGLAHESGMKVHLDGARAWNAHVALGVTLAELTSTVDSVTLCLSKGLGAPVGSVLCGGGEFIAEARNWRKRFGGGMRQAGILAAAGQVAVRTMVDRLAEDHDRSKRLGAALQGVSGIRVWTDRIESNMVMVETPGPAVEWMNRLRELGVWTMLPAERRIRLVLHHHITDKSLERCVTGFKTVARQLVR